One segment of Dolichospermum sp. DET69 DNA contains the following:
- a CDS encoding putative toxin-antitoxin system toxin component, PIN family: METKVRAVIDTSVYLASFKSRSTTSAPVKVIDNLREGNFLAILSPQIFLEIQDVATRLKHGFTENYVRNFFSGIKSNIIIISGDYTCYKLDDIDIKDNMILAAALESKADYIISLDREHLLPLKNYQQIQIVNPHQFLKEFKDYEVLKTNIS, translated from the coding sequence ATGGAAACCAAGGTTAGGGCTGTAATTGATACCTCTGTTTATTTAGCATCTTTTAAATCAAGAAGTACAACAAGCGCCCCCGTAAAAGTTATAGATAACTTACGCGAGGGCAATTTTTTGGCTATTTTAAGCCCTCAAATATTTTTAGAAATTCAAGATGTTGCTACTAGACTAAAACATGGTTTCACCGAAAATTATGTTCGGAATTTTTTTAGTGGCATAAAATCAAATATAATTATCATATCGGGTGATTACACTTGCTACAAATTAGATGATATAGATATAAAAGACAATATGATATTGGCCGCAGCTTTAGAAAGTAAAGCTGATTACATCATAAGTTTAGACAGAGAACACCTATTACCTTTAAAAAATTACCAACAAATACAAATAGTTAATCCACATCAATTTTTAAAGGAATTTAAGGATTACGAAGTCCTTAAAACTAATATTTCCTAA
- the secD gene encoding protein translocase subunit SecD, producing MQKQRSLLALIIVLVIAAITVIVTIPVPLGLDLRGGSQLTIQVKPTAEIPQITERELEAVKKVVEGRINGLGVSEPLIQTIGTDKISVQLPGVNDPEQAERVLGGTAQLEFRIQKPNTETQLFAFQVTRNDLKTKREELKKTKDQTAIDKNKEELQKSNQAVAELFESTNPPLTGKYLKDAYGEPNQGTNWNVAIRFDPKGGELFAGLTKDLAGTGRSIGIFLDNEMISSPTVGVEHAATGITGGAAIITGNFKAQEANDLGVQLRGGALPVPVEIVERRTVGATLGKDSIQRSVYAGIGGLTLVLIFMVLYYRLPGMIANVSLLIYSLLTWAAFCLLSVTLTLPGIAGFILSIGMAVDANVLIFERTREELQAGKSLYRSVESGFYRAFSSILDSNVTTWIACAALFWLGSGLVKGFALTLALGVGVSMFTAITCSRTLMFLVISIPSLRKTEFYAPNVPTANKTGVAQ from the coding sequence ATGCAAAAACAGCGATCGCTATTAGCATTAATTATAGTATTGGTAATCGCCGCTATTACGGTGATTGTGACAATTCCTGTCCCCTTGGGATTAGACTTACGGGGGGGTTCACAGCTCACCATTCAGGTGAAACCAACGGCGGAAATTCCGCAAATCACCGAAAGAGAATTGGAAGCTGTAAAAAAAGTAGTCGAAGGGCGGATTAATGGTCTTGGTGTTTCCGAACCATTAATTCAAACTATAGGTACAGATAAGATTTCCGTGCAATTACCTGGTGTCAATGACCCAGAACAAGCTGAACGGGTATTAGGCGGTACAGCGCAGTTAGAGTTCCGGATCCAAAAACCGAATACAGAAACTCAACTTTTTGCTTTTCAGGTGACACGGAACGACCTAAAAACCAAGCGGGAAGAGTTGAAAAAGACGAAAGATCAAACTGCAATTGATAAAAATAAGGAAGAGTTACAAAAAAGTAATCAAGCAGTTGCTGAATTGTTTGAAAGTACCAACCCACCCCTAACGGGTAAATATCTCAAGGATGCCTACGGTGAACCCAATCAAGGGACAAACTGGAATGTGGCTATCCGTTTTGATCCAAAGGGTGGTGAACTCTTTGCTGGACTGACAAAAGACCTGGCTGGTACGGGTCGGAGTATTGGTATTTTCCTAGATAATGAAATGATCAGTTCACCCACCGTCGGGGTAGAACACGCTGCTACTGGGATTACTGGTGGTGCTGCTATCATTACAGGTAATTTTAAAGCCCAAGAAGCCAATGATTTAGGAGTACAGTTACGCGGGGGTGCATTACCTGTTCCTGTGGAAATTGTCGAAAGAAGAACAGTAGGAGCTACTTTAGGGAAAGATAGTATTCAAAGAAGCGTATATGCTGGTATTGGTGGTCTGACCTTAGTATTAATATTCATGGTGTTGTACTATCGCCTACCAGGAATGATAGCAAATGTGTCACTATTGATTTACTCACTACTGACTTGGGCAGCATTTTGTTTACTAAGTGTCACCCTCACCTTACCAGGAATTGCTGGTTTTATTCTCAGTATTGGTATGGCTGTTGATGCTAACGTCTTGATTTTTGAACGCACTAGAGAAGAATTACAAGCAGGTAAATCTTTGTATCGTTCTGTAGAATCTGGTTTTTACCGAGCCTTTTCTAGTATTTTAGATAGTAACGTAACTACCTGGATTGCTTGTGCTGCATTATTTTGGTTAGGTTCAGGGTTAGTAAAAGGCTTTGCCCTTACATTAGCTTTAGGCGTAGGGGTGAGTATGTTCACCGCAATTACTTGTAGTCGCACTTTGATGTTTTTAGTTATTTCTATTCCCTCTTTGCGGAAAACAGAATTTTATGCTCCTAATGTGCCAACAGCGAATAAGACAGGAGTGGCACAATGA
- a CDS encoding TIGR00303 family protein has protein sequence MINIYTQVPQGEVWLNRYRGKLPLFACVLGFTETGLIPGISAAGLTPDDRQYTACADAEFLYYGGEHQPKYPLPPLTSGASPVLISRAVVANLNIPVYLFNAGLPHTPPVPLIDLGGAPARCLSQGAAMDIDIVKHLLAQGLLWGSQLSSQLSSHGYLILSECVVGGTTTALAVLTGLGIDAVGKVNSSHPVCNHGQKWDLVQAGLAKMPHSGDPLALVAAVGDPMQVVVAGMAIAGSRSCGVLLGGGTQMLAVYALIQAIAHKYSLFWQPREIVIGTTRWVAEDPTGATVDLAQSLNKDSIPPLLATQLSFANSRYPQLQAYERGFVKEGIGAGAACIAASLTQNWQQNQLLAAIEAQLEQLSTNQST, from the coding sequence ATGATTAATATTTACACACAAGTTCCCCAAGGGGAAGTATGGCTCAATCGTTATCGGGGTAAATTACCGCTATTTGCTTGTGTTTTAGGATTTACAGAAACTGGTCTAATTCCTGGTATTTCTGCGGCTGGGTTGACTCCAGATGATCGTCAATATACGGCTTGTGCTGATGCGGAATTTCTCTATTACGGTGGTGAACATCAACCCAAGTACCCTCTGCCACCTTTGACTTCGGGGGCTTCTCCTGTGCTGATTTCGCGGGCAGTGGTGGCTAATTTAAATATCCCTGTTTACTTGTTTAATGCGGGATTACCACATACTCCACCTGTACCATTAATTGATTTGGGTGGTGCGCCGGCTAGGTGTTTAAGTCAAGGTGCGGCTATGGATATAGATATTGTTAAACATTTACTGGCACAAGGTTTACTTTGGGGTTCTCAATTAAGTTCTCAATTGAGTTCTCATGGGTATTTAATTCTCAGCGAGTGCGTTGTTGGTGGCACAACAACCGCTTTGGCAGTTTTAACTGGTTTGGGGATTGATGCTGTCGGTAAAGTTAACAGTAGCCATCCTGTCTGTAATCATGGGCAAAAATGGGATTTAGTGCAAGCTGGATTGGCAAAAATGCCCCATTCCGGTGATCCTTTAGCACTGGTGGCAGCGGTAGGTGATCCTATGCAGGTGGTAGTAGCCGGAATGGCGATCGCTGGTAGTCGGAGTTGTGGGGTATTATTGGGTGGAGGTACACAAATGTTAGCAGTTTATGCTTTAATTCAAGCGATCGCCCACAAGTATTCTTTATTTTGGCAACCCAGAGAAATTGTCATCGGTACAACCCGTTGGGTAGCAGAAGATCCTACAGGTGCAACAGTTGATTTAGCCCAGAGTTTAAACAAAGATAGTATTCCTCCCTTGTTAGCTACACAATTAAGTTTTGCTAATTCTCGATACCCCCAACTTCAAGCTTATGAACGGGGTTTTGTCAAAGAAGGTATTGGTGCGGGTGCAGCTTGTATCGCTGCTTCTTTAACTCAAAATTGGCAACAAAATCAACTATTAGCAGCTATTGAAGCCCAACTTGAGCAACTTAGCACCAATCAATCAACTTAA
- a CDS encoding methyltransferase type 11 gives MLKAEAQWLGKMIYSLDENTVFPLLNLGSSSEKFREQEQPWIHEFLFKPAKINGNLVIHADLKQDTGINLIGDLNDPVFLKSISELNIKSVICSNLLEHLLNKEEICQNISSIIPVNGYLFLTVPYQFPLHLDPIDTLFRPNIEQLCELFPELEIVNAEIIAGGKLYKCTSIPPVLYVMLMMIRLLLPMYQPLQWLNSLRYSLWLFRNISVTCVVLKKTEKPNPQTPSPPRMPG, from the coding sequence ATGTTGAAAGCAGAAGCACAATGGCTGGGAAAAATGATTTATTCCCTAGATGAAAATACCGTATTTCCTTTGTTAAACCTTGGTAGTTCTAGTGAGAAATTTCGAGAACAGGAGCAACCCTGGATACATGAATTTCTATTTAAACCTGCTAAAATTAATGGTAATTTAGTGATTCATGCTGATTTAAAACAGGATACTGGTATTAACTTAATAGGAGATTTAAATGATCCAGTCTTTTTAAAGAGTATTTCTGAATTAAATATTAAATCGGTTATTTGTTCTAATTTACTAGAACATCTTCTTAATAAAGAAGAAATTTGTCAAAATATTAGTTCTATTATTCCTGTCAATGGTTATTTATTTCTCACAGTTCCTTATCAATTTCCTTTACATTTAGATCCCATTGATACTTTGTTTCGTCCTAATATTGAGCAATTGTGTGAGCTTTTCCCTGAGTTGGAAATAGTCAATGCAGAAATTATTGCTGGGGGAAAATTATATAAATGCACATCTATTCCACCTGTTTTATATGTAATGCTGATGATGATAAGATTACTGTTACCCATGTATCAACCACTACAATGGCTAAATTCGTTACGCTATAGTTTATGGTTATTTAGAAATATTTCTGTTACTTGTGTGGTTTTGAAAAAAACTGAGAAACCCAACCCCCAAACTCCCTCCCCACCAAGAATGCCAGGGTAA
- a CDS encoding DUF2232 domain-containing protein, whose protein sequence is MSIVDSLPEEPEKDSSSESLSQPRLQYQPLKVESTLRMVETAFLASTASLIWFINFYFPLGPVLRVFFPIPIALVYLRWGKRAAWMAALTSGLLLSVLMGPVRSLLFVMPFGLMGVLLGATWYRRVPWIVSMTLGTLLGTLGVFFRLWFLSVLSGEDLWVYVINQVTEIIEWIFLKLELLMTPNLLLIQLGAIALILFNNFIYLFIVHLTAWLLLDRLGNSIPRPPHWVQVLMDYE, encoded by the coding sequence ATGAGTATTGTTGATTCCCTACCAGAAGAACCAGAGAAGGATTCATCTTCTGAATCTCTTTCCCAACCTCGATTACAGTACCAACCTCTCAAAGTTGAGAGTACCTTGAGGATGGTGGAAACGGCTTTTTTAGCCAGTACAGCAAGTTTAATTTGGTTTATTAATTTTTATTTTCCTTTGGGTCCAGTATTACGGGTGTTTTTTCCTATTCCTATTGCTTTGGTTTATTTACGTTGGGGTAAACGGGCAGCTTGGATGGCAGCCCTGACTTCTGGGTTGTTGTTGTCTGTGTTGATGGGTCCGGTTCGCAGTTTGTTATTTGTCATGCCTTTTGGCTTGATGGGTGTGCTATTGGGGGCGACTTGGTATCGTCGTGTTCCCTGGATTGTTTCGATGACTTTAGGGACGTTGTTGGGGACGTTGGGGGTATTTTTTAGACTGTGGTTTCTGTCTGTGTTATCCGGGGAAGATTTATGGGTTTATGTGATTAATCAGGTAACAGAAATTATTGAATGGATTTTTTTAAAGTTGGAATTGTTAATGACTCCCAATTTATTATTAATTCAATTAGGAGCGATCGCTCTCATTCTTTTTAATAATTTTATTTACTTGTTTATAGTTCATCTGACTGCTTGGTTACTTTTGGATCGCTTAGGAAATTCTATTCCCCGTCCACCTCATTGGGTGCAAGTTTTGATGGATTATGAATAA
- a CDS encoding Crp/Fnr family transcriptional regulator — protein sequence MEERYNTHNTSHTWMISAPFFQALPEPGVEKALIHLVTRTHPANQVILLENDWGGSVYFIMSGWVKIRTYNLDGKEVTLNIIGSGELFGEMAALDEVPRSTDVITLVPTMIASIPAQDFVHLLQTEPLAGMRLAQLMAKRLRQVNRRLRLRESDSQSRVADTLLFLAEGQRKEDNTGKEIPNLPHRELSSLSGLARETVTRVLTKLEKKGLIVREQDRIRIPDWSALEKTIV from the coding sequence ATGGAAGAACGATATAATACACACAATACATCTCATACATGGATGATTTCAGCCCCATTTTTTCAAGCCTTGCCAGAACCAGGCGTGGAAAAAGCTCTGATTCATCTTGTTACACGAACTCACCCAGCTAACCAAGTAATTTTACTGGAAAATGACTGGGGGGGTTCAGTATACTTCATTATGAGTGGATGGGTTAAAATCCGTACCTACAATTTAGATGGGAAAGAGGTAACACTAAATATTATTGGCAGTGGGGAATTATTTGGGGAAATGGCAGCACTAGATGAGGTTCCTCGTTCTACTGATGTCATTACTCTGGTACCGACGATGATTGCGAGTATACCTGCTCAGGATTTTGTGCATTTGCTGCAAACAGAACCTTTAGCAGGAATGAGATTGGCGCAATTAATGGCTAAAAGGTTGCGACAAGTCAACAGAAGATTGCGTTTGCGGGAATCAGATAGTCAGTCACGAGTGGCTGATACCTTGCTGTTTTTGGCCGAGGGGCAAAGAAAAGAAGACAATACAGGTAAGGAAATTCCTAATTTACCCCACCGCGAGTTAAGTAGTTTAAGTGGATTAGCACGGGAAACTGTGACAAGAGTGCTGACAAAATTAGAGAAAAAGGGTTTGATTGTCAGGGAGCAAGATAGAATTCGGATTCCTGATTGGTCAGCTTTGGAAAAAACCATAGTTTAA
- a CDS encoding alpha-ketoacid dehydrogenase subunit beta: MAETLFFNALREAIDEEMARDSSVFIMGEDVGHYGGSYKVTKDLHKKYGDLRVLDTPIAENSFTGMAVGAAMTGLRPIIEGMNMGFLLLAFNQISNNAGMLRYTSGGNFTIPMVIRGPGGVGRQLGAEHSQRLEAYFQAVPGLKIVACSTPYNAKGLLKAAIRDHNPVLFFEHVLLYNLKEDLPETEYVLPLDKAEVVRQGKDVTILTYSRMRYHVLQAVKSLEKEGYDPEVIDLISLKPLDFETIGASIRKTHRVIVVEECMRTGGIGAELVASINDRLFDELDAPVLRLSSQDIPTPYNGNLERLTIIQPEQIVEAVQKMVALRV; encoded by the coding sequence ATGGCAGAAACACTATTTTTCAACGCCCTGCGGGAAGCTATTGACGAAGAAATGGCACGCGATTCCAGCGTATTCATTATGGGTGAGGACGTAGGACACTACGGCGGTTCTTATAAGGTTACTAAAGATCTACACAAAAAATATGGTGATCTGCGAGTTTTAGATACCCCCATTGCTGAAAATAGCTTTACAGGGATGGCTGTAGGGGCAGCTATGACGGGATTAAGACCAATCATTGAAGGGATGAATATGGGCTTTCTGCTCCTGGCCTTCAACCAAATTTCTAATAATGCGGGTATGTTACGCTACACTTCCGGTGGTAACTTTACAATCCCTATGGTGATTCGTGGTCCTGGGGGTGTGGGTAGACAATTAGGTGCGGAACATTCCCAACGTCTAGAAGCTTATTTTCAAGCTGTTCCTGGTTTAAAAATTGTGGCTTGTTCCACACCTTATAACGCTAAAGGATTGCTCAAAGCAGCTATCCGCGATCATAACCCAGTGTTATTTTTTGAACACGTTTTACTTTATAACTTAAAAGAAGACCTACCAGAAACAGAATATGTCCTCCCGTTAGATAAGGCTGAGGTTGTCCGTCAAGGTAAAGATGTAACAATTCTCACTTATTCGCGGATGCGGTATCATGTCCTGCAAGCTGTGAAATCTTTGGAAAAAGAAGGTTATGATCCAGAAGTTATTGACTTAATTTCCTTAAAACCTCTTGATTTTGAGACTATTGGCGCATCAATTCGGAAAACCCACCGGGTGATTGTTGTCGAAGAGTGCATGAGAACTGGGGGTATTGGTGCAGAATTAGTCGCATCTATTAATGACCGCTTATTTGATGAATTAGATGCACCTGTTCTGCGGCTTTCTTCTCAAGATATTCCTACACCTTACAACGGTAATCTTGAGCGCTTAACTATTATCCAACCAGAACAAATCGTGGAAGCGGTTCAAAAAATGGTGGCTTTGCGAGTTTAG
- a CDS encoding extracellular solute-binding protein, which translates to MDRRSFLLGTSTLALAQVITGCGTNQQPLLNVQLLKDSIPGQVVNQFRKTVTEGGKLKFTPINQLQDLFKLLQTWQHPQINNQQGLTRYIPFSQNQKSPTANLVTLGDYWLQAAINQKLIQPLETANIKNLANLNEKWQQIVKRDAQGNIWAVPYSWGNTVIIYNQEKFQQLGWKPPTDWSDLWRSELQNRISLLNHPREVIGLVLKKLGKSYNTENLHQISSLKSELKTLNQQVKFYDSKNYLEPLITGDTWLAVGWSGDIIPVISRYQKFAAVVPQSGTAIWANLWVSPTGVSNNNLAYQWLDFCLQPKTSKQIALLTKSNSPIDNTMVAGDIDQRLQNLLLTDSEIFAKSEFLLPLSSAAMKEYEDLFIKMKKS; encoded by the coding sequence ATGGACCGACGATCTTTTTTATTGGGTACAAGTACCTTAGCACTTGCTCAAGTCATCACAGGATGCGGAACAAACCAGCAACCGCTCTTAAATGTACAATTATTAAAAGACTCTATACCTGGTCAGGTAGTTAATCAGTTTCGGAAAACTGTAACTGAAGGGGGAAAATTAAAATTTACCCCAATTAATCAACTTCAGGATCTATTTAAATTATTACAAACTTGGCAACATCCACAAATCAATAATCAGCAAGGATTGACTCGTTATATCCCATTTAGTCAAAATCAAAAATCACCGACCGCCAATTTAGTCACATTGGGAGATTATTGGTTACAAGCAGCCATTAATCAAAAACTAATTCAACCATTGGAAACAGCAAATATCAAAAATTTAGCTAACTTAAATGAAAAATGGCAACAAATAGTTAAGCGTGATGCCCAAGGTAATATTTGGGCTGTTCCTTATAGTTGGGGGAATACAGTAATTATTTATAATCAAGAAAAGTTTCAACAGTTGGGTTGGAAACCACCAACAGATTGGAGTGATTTATGGCGGAGTGAATTGCAAAATCGGATTTCTTTACTGAATCATCCTCGAGAAGTAATTGGTTTGGTTCTGAAGAAATTAGGAAAATCTTATAATACAGAAAATCTTCATCAAATCTCTTCTTTAAAATCAGAATTAAAAACATTAAATCAACAAGTAAAATTTTATGACTCTAAAAACTATTTAGAACCATTAATTACTGGAGATACTTGGTTAGCAGTTGGTTGGTCTGGTGACATTATCCCAGTAATCAGTCGTTATCAAAAATTTGCCGCAGTTGTTCCCCAATCAGGAACAGCAATTTGGGCTAATTTATGGGTAAGTCCCACAGGTGTTAGTAATAATAATTTAGCATATCAATGGCTAGACTTTTGTTTACAACCCAAGACATCTAAACAAATTGCCTTACTAACTAAAAGCAATTCTCCTATTGACAATACTATGGTCGCAGGGGATATTGATCAGCGGTTACAGAACTTATTATTGACTGATTCAGAAATTTTTGCCAAAAGTGAATTTTTACTTCCCTTATCTTCAGCAGCTATGAAAGAGTACGAAGATTTATTTATCAAGATGAAAAAATCATGA
- the secF gene encoding protein translocase subunit SecF, with amino-acid sequence MRLDINKARGTWWTISATIILVGIISMVISSLNPNIKAPLRPSLDFIGGTRLQLVRDCGKPGNCDQPIDINVVREVAKSQGLGDSSIQLISENGQENGITIRSKKLEAEQKSNLQNALSEKIGAFDPKKNLDDSVGATLGKELFTSGVLALIVSFVGITVYMAFRFQLDYALLAIVALFHDILITTGVFSILGLVFGVEVDSLFIVALLTITGFSVNDTVVIYDRIRETIKLHPEQPIAQVVDDAVNQTLSRSINTTLTVLLTLSAIFFFGGETLHYFSLALIVGFVMGAYSSIFIASTLLIWWRERSENYPVETPISSPEI; translated from the coding sequence ATGAGATTAGATATTAACAAAGCCAGGGGTACTTGGTGGACTATTTCCGCTACTATTATTCTGGTCGGTATCATCTCTATGGTGATATCTTCATTGAATCCCAATATCAAAGCACCTCTGCGTCCCAGCTTAGACTTTATTGGGGGAACAAGGTTGCAACTTGTCCGAGACTGTGGCAAACCTGGTAACTGTGACCAACCAATAGATATCAATGTTGTGCGAGAAGTGGCTAAATCCCAGGGACTGGGAGATAGTAGCATTCAGTTAATTTCTGAAAATGGCCAAGAAAATGGCATCACTATTCGCAGCAAAAAACTCGAAGCCGAACAAAAATCAAATTTGCAAAATGCGTTAAGTGAAAAAATTGGGGCTTTTGACCCGAAAAAAAATCTAGATGACTCTGTTGGTGCGACATTAGGAAAAGAGTTATTTACTTCTGGGGTCTTAGCTTTAATAGTTTCCTTTGTCGGGATTACTGTTTACATGGCTTTCCGGTTTCAATTGGATTATGCCTTGTTAGCTATTGTGGCGTTGTTTCACGATATTCTGATTACAACTGGGGTTTTCTCAATTTTAGGCTTAGTTTTTGGTGTTGAAGTAGATAGCCTTTTTATTGTAGCTTTGCTGACTATTACAGGGTTTTCAGTTAATGATACTGTCGTAATTTATGACCGGATTCGGGAAACTATTAAACTTCATCCCGAACAACCAATTGCTCAGGTTGTTGATGATGCCGTTAACCAAACTTTATCTAGGTCAATCAACACAACTTTAACAGTTCTATTGACATTATCTGCTATTTTCTTTTTTGGTGGAGAAACTCTCCATTATTTCTCTCTAGCCTTAATTGTGGGCTTTGTAATGGGGGCTTATTCTAGTATTTTCATCGCTAGTACACTCCTAATTTGGTGGAGAGAACGGAGTGAAAATTATCCAGTTGAAACCCCTATAAGTTCCCCAGAAATTTAA
- the prmC gene encoding peptide chain release factor N(5)-glutamine methyltransferase yields MLKPNQIVSGLELWQWRKTAIQAATAADISPMEVDWLLLTIANLDRLALRLESFKTWHQIPLQLSLTELEQLWQRRLHDHLPVQYIAGTTAWRKFQLTVSPAVLIPRPETEILIDLAISAANNQIQAGHWADLGTGSGAIALGLAEVFINATIHAVDISPAALAVAQTNAENLGFGKRIQFYQGSWWQPLESLKGQFSGMISNPPYIPSDTVLSLQPEVVKHEPHLALDGGADGLDYIRHLINVSPGYLRPGGVWLIEMMAGQAETVRELLENNGNYGNISIHADLAGIERFAVAFKHNIV; encoded by the coding sequence ATGTTAAAGCCAAATCAAATAGTTTCTGGATTAGAACTTTGGCAGTGGCGAAAAACTGCAATTCAAGCAGCTACAGCCGCGGATATATCCCCAATGGAGGTAGATTGGTTATTATTAACAATAGCTAATTTAGACCGTTTGGCACTGCGTTTAGAGTCTTTCAAAACATGGCATCAAATCCCCCTACAATTGTCTTTAACCGAATTAGAGCAATTGTGGCAAAGACGATTACATGATCATTTACCAGTTCAGTATATTGCGGGGACGACAGCTTGGCGAAAGTTTCAACTCACAGTTTCCCCTGCGGTCTTAATTCCTAGACCAGAAACAGAAATATTGATTGATTTGGCTATATCTGCTGCTAATAATCAAATACAAGCAGGTCACTGGGCAGATTTGGGGACTGGTAGCGGTGCGATCGCGCTGGGACTAGCTGAAGTATTCATAAATGCCACTATTCATGCTGTAGATATTAGTCCAGCCGCTTTAGCTGTTGCTCAAACCAACGCGGAAAATTTGGGTTTTGGGAAACGGATTCAATTTTATCAAGGTTCTTGGTGGCAACCCCTAGAATCTCTCAAAGGTCAATTTAGCGGTATGATATCAAATCCGCCCTATATCCCTAGTGATACTGTCCTCAGTTTACAGCCAGAAGTGGTGAAACATGAACCCCATTTAGCTTTAGATGGTGGTGCAGATGGTTTAGACTATATTCGTCATTTAATTAATGTTTCCCCTGGTTATTTGCGTCCTGGAGGGGTGTGGTTAATTGAAATGATGGCAGGACAGGCGGAAACGGTGCGAGAATTGTTAGAAAATAATGGTAATTATGGCAATATTTCCATTCATGCTGATTTAGCAGGAATTGAACGTTTTGCAGTAGCTTTTAAACACAATATTGTCTGA
- a CDS encoding Uma2 family endonuclease, translating into MITNLIPQLDDSIEEQRIIINNVTWQQYETLRATLDNIPGLRMTYLEGTLELMNPSKKHELDKKTIARLVEIYVLEMDIDLTGYGSTTFRKQIKARGLEPDECYCFGQIKEVPDIAIEVVLSSGGIDKLSVYQGLAIPEVWFWQNNQFAVYHLRQEGYELINRSEFLPELDLTILAQYVQLPHQTQAVKAYRDSLR; encoded by the coding sequence ATGATTACCAACCTTATCCCACAACTGGATGATAGCATTGAAGAACAACGCATCATCATCAATAATGTGACTTGGCAACAATATGAAACCCTCAGAGCTACCCTAGATAATATTCCAGGGTTACGCATGACTTACCTAGAAGGCACTTTAGAACTAATGAATCCATCTAAAAAACACGAATTAGACAAAAAAACAATTGCGCGTTTAGTCGAAATCTACGTCTTAGAGATGGATATTGATTTAACAGGCTATGGTTCTACCACATTTCGCAAACAAATCAAAGCCAGAGGATTAGAACCAGATGAATGTTACTGTTTTGGACAAATCAAAGAAGTTCCCGATATTGCCATAGAAGTTGTTTTATCTAGTGGAGGAATTGATAAATTATCTGTTTATCAAGGTTTAGCAATTCCCGAAGTTTGGTTTTGGCAAAATAATCAATTTGCTGTATATCATTTACGTCAGGAAGGCTATGAATTAATTAACCGCAGTGAATTTCTCCCTGAATTAGATTTAACTATTTTAGCTCAATATGTCCAATTGCCCCATCAAACTCAAGCTGTAAAAGCCTATCGAGATAGTTTACGGTAA